One Cupriavidus taiwanensis LMG 19424 DNA segment encodes these proteins:
- a CDS encoding YceH family protein yields MPSTPESDPTQPGDRPARPALRPLTPVEGRVLGVLVEKQHTVPDTYPLSLNALASGCNQKTARAPVMNVSEAEILEAIDGLKSLSLVFEGSSSRVPRFEHNMQRALGIPSQSVALLALLLLRGPQTAAELRLNTARLHSFADISSVEAFLDELASQTPPRVVRLPRAPGARENRWMHLLSGEAGAAVAAEESARNTDGDAAPSAELEQLRTEQQALAEKVARLQGLVEHMAAQLGISADEFLG; encoded by the coding sequence ATGCCATCCACCCCTGAATCCGATCCGACCCAGCCCGGCGACCGTCCCGCGCGCCCGGCACTGCGCCCGCTTACGCCTGTCGAAGGCCGCGTCCTTGGCGTCCTGGTCGAAAAACAGCACACCGTACCCGATACCTACCCCCTGTCGCTCAACGCGCTGGCTTCCGGCTGCAACCAGAAGACCGCGCGCGCGCCGGTGATGAATGTCAGCGAGGCCGAGATCCTGGAGGCCATCGATGGCCTCAAGAGCCTGAGCCTGGTCTTTGAAGGCAGCAGTAGCCGCGTGCCACGCTTCGAGCACAACATGCAGCGGGCGCTGGGCATTCCCAGCCAGTCCGTGGCCCTGCTCGCGCTGCTGCTGCTGCGCGGCCCGCAAACCGCCGCCGAGCTGCGGCTGAATACCGCGCGCCTGCACAGCTTTGCCGACATCTCGTCGGTCGAGGCTTTCCTGGATGAACTGGCCAGCCAGACACCACCGCGCGTGGTGCGCCTGCCGCGCGCGCCCGGCGCGCGCGAAAACCGCTGGATGCATCTGCTGAGCGGTGAGGCCGGCGCCGCCGTGGCCGCCGAAGAGAGCGCCCGCAACACCGATGGCGACGCCGCCCCGTCGGCCGAACTGGAACAGCTGCGTACCGAGCAGCAGGCCCTGGCGGAGAAAGTGGCAAGGTTGCAAGGCCTGGTCGAACACATGGCCGCGCAGCTTGGCATCTCCGCGGACGAGTTCCTCGGCTGA
- a CDS encoding response regulator transcription factor, protein MTTILIVDDHPPVRAVLKTHFSQVLGITHVLEADNGQAAIEIVRQYLPDVVILDLDIPKINGLDVIPRLKASHPAVRILVISGQDQNAFAPRARHAGAHGFVSKTQELAEIVRCTESVLAGYTVMPEIDHGKSGLADEAERLASLSDKELVVMQMLAKGMSNKEIGQVLFISNKTVSTHKTRVMEKLGAKSIVDVIDFARRHHIAVG, encoded by the coding sequence TTGACCACCATCCTGATCGTCGATGACCACCCGCCCGTGCGCGCCGTGCTCAAGACGCACTTTTCCCAGGTACTGGGCATCACCCACGTACTGGAGGCCGACAATGGCCAGGCAGCCATCGAGATCGTGCGTCAATACCTGCCCGACGTGGTCATCCTGGATCTGGATATTCCCAAGATCAACGGGCTAGACGTGATTCCGCGCCTCAAGGCCAGCCATCCCGCGGTGCGCATCCTGGTGATCTCTGGCCAGGACCAGAACGCCTTCGCGCCGCGCGCGCGCCATGCCGGCGCCCATGGCTTCGTCAGCAAGACGCAGGAACTGGCCGAGATCGTGCGGTGCACGGAATCGGTGCTGGCGGGCTACACCGTGATGCCGGAGATCGATCACGGCAAGTCCGGGCTGGCTGACGAAGCCGAGCGACTCGCTTCGCTGTCGGACAAGGAACTGGTGGTCATGCAGATGCTGGCCAAAGGCATGTCGAACAAGGAAATCGGCCAGGTACTGTTTATTTCCAACAAGACCGTAAGCACGCACAAGACCCGGGTCATGGAGAAACTGGGGGCAAAATCGATTGTCGATGTCATCGATTTTGCGCGGCGCCACCATATTGCGGTGGGATAG
- a CDS encoding PAS domain-containing sensor histidine kinase — protein sequence MALAIGLSHGAVTAALAATVPASAQAPAPDTHAHLLGWCTVVLCAVTPCLLAWIIALYREVRRRRAAETALQDCVAIQTALLDGIPQPVYLRDAALRLVACNRSYEELLGATRGSLLGQPLDAVLSAHPLATDMAELARDYRQVIADGAPLHADRCLRLGDRTLHVLNWLTPLRGADGTVKGLAGGCVDLTERHEMLAELAQAKTEAEAANRAKSAFLASVSHEIRTPMNAITGMLELTLAQSLLPDEQRLQLLTAHKSAVGLLALIDDILDLSKLEAGKFRIHPAPTSLPGLVDDTLLIFGPGAAQKGLPLTSGVSAALAPLHQVDALRFRQILANLVSNAVRFTDSGTVHVRLDAQSTGDGIQDVILTVSDTGIGIPFEAQARLFQPFEQVHGCARSHAGGTGLGLAICRRLAKAMGGRITLTSQPGRGTRVVVSLPLAIASAAQPAEPAPPPPMSGCPRRAASILVIDDHAPNRLLLHRQLEHLGHRVTTACDGREGLAELDRASFDVIVCDCAMPVMDGLAFTRAVRARRDAHRRVPIIGCTASAVAGDHVAAMAAGMNAVVVKPVGLQALDAAVSQACAGRHQPSGVQAPEPRGHARGQDMAESPGTVGGDSTGCHAAPGAHASWCAICRAMNVQCDRIEPPED from the coding sequence ATGGCACTCGCCATCGGCCTGTCGCATGGCGCCGTCACTGCTGCGCTGGCTGCAACCGTGCCAGCGTCCGCCCAGGCGCCGGCACCCGATACCCATGCGCACCTGCTGGGCTGGTGCACCGTCGTACTCTGTGCTGTCACGCCCTGCTTGCTGGCCTGGATCATTGCGCTGTACCGCGAGGTGCGGCGGCGCCGCGCCGCCGAGACTGCCCTGCAAGACTGTGTCGCCATCCAGACCGCGCTGCTCGACGGCATTCCGCAGCCGGTCTACCTGCGCGATGCGGCGTTGCGGCTCGTCGCCTGCAACCGCAGTTATGAAGAACTGCTGGGCGCCACGCGTGGCAGCCTGCTGGGACAGCCGCTGGACGCCGTGCTGTCGGCACACCCGCTTGCCACCGACATGGCCGAACTGGCTCGCGACTACCGCCAGGTCATCGCGGACGGCGCGCCGCTGCACGCGGACCGGTGCCTGCGCCTGGGCGACCGCACGCTGCATGTGCTGAACTGGCTGACCCCGCTGCGCGGTGCCGACGGCACCGTCAAGGGGCTGGCCGGCGGCTGCGTCGACCTGACCGAACGGCACGAGATGCTGGCCGAACTGGCGCAGGCCAAGACCGAGGCCGAAGCCGCCAACCGCGCCAAGTCGGCCTTCCTGGCGTCGGTCAGCCATGAGATCCGCACGCCCATGAATGCCATCACCGGCATGCTCGAGCTGACGCTGGCGCAGAGCCTGCTGCCGGACGAGCAACGGCTGCAACTGCTGACCGCGCACAAGTCGGCCGTGGGGCTGCTGGCGCTGATCGACGACATCCTCGACCTGTCCAAGCTGGAAGCGGGCAAGTTCCGCATCCACCCGGCACCGACGTCGCTGCCAGGCCTGGTCGACGATACCCTGCTGATCTTCGGCCCCGGCGCCGCGCAGAAAGGCCTGCCCCTGACCAGTGGCGTCAGCGCCGCGCTGGCGCCGCTGCATCAGGTCGATGCGCTGCGGTTCCGGCAGATCCTGGCCAACCTGGTGTCCAATGCCGTGCGCTTTACCGACAGCGGCACGGTCCACGTCCGGCTGGACGCGCAGTCGACCGGCGATGGCATCCAGGACGTGATACTGACCGTTTCCGACACCGGCATCGGCATTCCGTTCGAGGCCCAGGCCCGGCTGTTCCAGCCGTTCGAGCAGGTGCACGGATGCGCGCGCAGCCATGCTGGCGGCACCGGGCTGGGCCTGGCCATCTGCCGGCGCCTGGCCAAGGCCATGGGCGGCCGTATCACCCTGACCAGCCAGCCAGGCCGCGGCACGCGCGTGGTGGTGTCGCTGCCGCTGGCGATCGCCAGCGCGGCGCAGCCAGCCGAACCGGCGCCGCCGCCCCCCATGTCCGGTTGCCCGCGGCGCGCGGCCAGCATCCTGGTGATCGACGACCACGCGCCCAACCGCCTGCTGCTGCATCGCCAGCTGGAACACCTGGGCCACCGTGTGACCACCGCGTGCGATGGGCGCGAAGGCCTGGCCGAGCTGGACCGTGCCAGCTTCGACGTGATCGTTTGCGACTGCGCCATGCCGGTGATGGACGGCCTTGCCTTTACGCGTGCGGTGCGGGCGCGCCGCGATGCCCATCGCCGCGTGCCCATCATCGGCTGCACCGCCAGTGCCGTAGCCGGCGACCACGTCGCGGCCATGGCCGCCGGCATGAATGCCGTGGTGGTCAAGCCGGTCGGTCTGCAGGCCCTCGACGCCGCCGTGTCACAGGCTTGCGCCGGCAGGCATCAGCCGTCCGGAGTACAAGCCCCCGAACCGCGCGGCCACGCTCGCGGGCAAGACATGGCGGAGTCCCCCGGCACGGTTGGCGGCGACAGTACCGGCTGCCACGCCGCCCCCGGCGCGCACGCATCGTGGTGCGCGATCTGTCGCGCAATGAATGTGCAGTGCGACCGCATCGAGCCGCCCGAGGACTGA
- a CDS encoding TetR/AcrR family transcriptional regulator encodes MPSQAERSASTRQSLIDAAATLLIDQGYAAFSEARVCELAGTSRGSLRHHFPEGRYDLLPAMLDSLLERETARLAALGPLSPSLRLHLMLHVLASRPQRHASLAILEVWMATRGDVRLARAVQAPLAAVPQRLFGQPPDAAPQPEWLALRCFLHGATLHSFAPDYDAQQLSEAVRWLIAQLPRPDGLDMLLARMLAQPRQTVR; translated from the coding sequence ATGCCCAGCCAAGCCGAACGTAGCGCAAGCACCCGCCAGTCACTGATCGACGCCGCCGCAACCCTGCTCATCGATCAAGGCTACGCCGCCTTTTCTGAAGCGCGCGTGTGCGAACTGGCAGGCACCAGCCGCGGCTCGCTGCGCCACCACTTTCCGGAAGGACGCTACGACCTGCTGCCGGCCATGCTGGATTCGCTGCTGGAGCGCGAAACTGCCCGCCTGGCCGCGCTCGGGCCGCTGAGCCCGTCACTTCGCCTGCACCTGATGCTGCATGTGCTGGCAAGCCGGCCGCAGCGGCATGCCTCGCTGGCGATCCTGGAGGTGTGGATGGCCACGCGCGGCGACGTCCGCCTCGCCCGCGCCGTGCAGGCGCCGCTGGCGGCGGTGCCGCAGCGTCTGTTCGGCCAGCCACCGGACGCAGCGCCCCAGCCGGAATGGCTGGCGCTGCGCTGCTTCTTGCATGGCGCGACCTTGCACAGCTTCGCGCCGGACTACGATGCGCAGCAGCTGTCCGAGGCCGTGCGCTGGCTGATCGCGCAACTGCCGCGTCCCGACGGCCTGGACATGCTGCTGGCGCGCATGCTGGCGCAGCCGCGCCAGACCGTCCGCTAG
- a CDS encoding patatin-like phospholipase family protein: MDKTAFVFAGGGSLGAIQVGMLRELAAWGVMPDIVIGASAGAINGAYFACNPGLAGAERLEALWRAIRRTDILPWSWRSVWNMFGGSRGHLVEATGLRSLLSRHFGPRRLEAAELPLHVVATDMQSGDEVVLSRGSIVDAVLASAAIPGVFPPVQFEGRTLIDGGVANNTPVSTAIGLGATRVIVLPAGFTCAERRPPRGALEHAFNALSLLVARQLVHDLQHFANQAQISVVPPLCPLDISPYDYSRCGELIDRAAFTTAEWLRGKGLDTPRIPGALAPHSHDETAPSCSTDIPAAAPH, translated from the coding sequence ATGGACAAGACAGCCTTCGTATTCGCAGGGGGTGGCAGCCTGGGAGCGATCCAGGTCGGGATGCTGCGAGAACTGGCGGCCTGGGGCGTGATGCCCGATATCGTGATTGGCGCATCGGCCGGGGCGATCAACGGCGCCTACTTTGCCTGCAATCCGGGCCTCGCCGGCGCGGAGCGCCTCGAGGCACTGTGGCGTGCGATCCGGCGCACCGACATCCTGCCGTGGAGCTGGCGCAGTGTCTGGAACATGTTCGGGGGCAGCCGCGGCCATCTGGTCGAGGCGACCGGCCTGCGCAGCCTACTGTCCCGGCATTTCGGGCCGCGCCGGCTGGAGGCGGCCGAGCTGCCGCTGCACGTGGTAGCCACTGACATGCAGAGCGGCGACGAGGTGGTGCTGTCCAGAGGCAGCATCGTCGACGCCGTGCTGGCTAGCGCCGCCATTCCCGGCGTGTTCCCGCCGGTGCAGTTCGAAGGCCGTACCCTGATCGACGGCGGCGTGGCCAACAATACGCCGGTGTCCACCGCCATCGGCCTGGGCGCCACGCGCGTGATCGTGCTGCCTGCTGGCTTTACCTGTGCCGAGCGCCGCCCGCCGCGCGGCGCGCTGGAGCATGCATTCAACGCGCTCTCGCTGCTGGTGGCGCGCCAGCTGGTGCACGACCTGCAGCACTTCGCCAACCAGGCCCAGATCAGCGTGGTGCCGCCGCTGTGTCCGCTCGACATTTCGCCCTACGACTACTCCCGCTGTGGCGAGCTGATCGACCGCGCCGCATTCACGACGGCCGAGTGGCTGCGCGGCAAGGGCCTCGACACGCCACGCATCCCCGGCGCCCTCGCCCCGCATTCGCATGACGAGACGGCGCCGAGCTGCAGTACCGACATTCCTGCGGCAGCGCCCCACTGA
- a CDS encoding Hpt domain-containing protein, translated as MAVLLAPESDPAWQADAARILRDLGFVVQSVVGAPGADMTAMADLVLASAAAGVPSSVMHAWRARGAVCALVLTPGAPPAAGAGPEVAGLRAPVTEAALLAMLAGQHYVALSAREAEGIGRAIAAQTFGNPAFADELLQALVTSTRDDLAQLRQAGPDLERLRAVAHRLKASAHYVGCHVLRLMAQRLEHAARDGDAAVAASLATIVAPTVARLLSLLAGLSCANPAESSPENKYSGNTPNWRHGGA; from the coding sequence ATGGCCGTGTTGCTGGCACCGGAGTCTGACCCGGCTTGGCAGGCGGACGCCGCGCGGATCCTGCGTGACCTCGGCTTTGTGGTGCAGTCCGTTGTCGGCGCGCCCGGGGCCGATATGACCGCCATGGCCGACCTGGTGCTGGCGAGTGCCGCCGCGGGCGTCCCTTCGTCCGTGATGCACGCATGGCGTGCCCGCGGCGCGGTCTGCGCGCTGGTGTTGACGCCGGGCGCGCCGCCAGCGGCGGGCGCAGGCCCCGAGGTGGCCGGCTTGCGTGCGCCGGTCACTGAAGCCGCGTTGCTCGCCATGCTGGCCGGCCAGCACTACGTGGCGCTGTCCGCGCGCGAGGCCGAGGGTATCGGCCGGGCCATTGCCGCGCAAACCTTCGGCAATCCGGCCTTTGCCGACGAACTGTTGCAGGCGCTAGTGACCTCGACCCGCGACGACTTGGCGCAGCTGCGCCAGGCCGGCCCCGACCTGGAGCGGCTCCGGGCCGTCGCGCACCGGCTCAAGGCTTCGGCCCACTATGTCGGTTGCCATGTGCTGCGGCTGATGGCACAGCGGCTGGAGCATGCCGCCCGCGATGGCGATGCGGCCGTGGCCGCGTCGCTGGCGACGATCGTTGCGCCAACGGTGGCACGGCTATTGAGCCTGCTGGCCGGCCTGTCTTGCGCAAACCCTGCCGAAAGCTCCCCGGAAAATAAATACAGCGGGAATACACCGAATTGGCGCCATGGCGGTGCTTGA